One window of Globicephala melas chromosome 2, mGloMel1.2, whole genome shotgun sequence genomic DNA carries:
- the ZNF438 gene encoding zinc finger protein 438 isoform X1: MESYKFWQIVVQVKDIIMQSASSVPPKDQGGVSLLTSPVEKQLTQKKSASPGKTARTGESNSPPGTIQGGKGLQGKSQFRTIAPKLAPRVLAPSLSDHAHPGPSLGSKALGMPPQNYALMQVAGQEGTFSLVALPHVASAQPLQKPRLPLPKNLKLPIPRYQRPGHSKGARKKPGCSSSDRGCSQAPAQTQAAPPLPEHPEAPHKPSPPKPALAPGQAPASLTSGGGRGDPGPPGTSDHGGRDPPAAPALSTPEEPSAERGLPKSSGRAGVAGKKPSRKPAVARGELREQVDPGRAATHLSPGVTGNAVQVVPSIPRGKLPIPPYSRARASQVYEGGAAVNAAHASLPGLRAAGDKSSSIPEGFCSAPQVADRAPAPQASWQSPCDRAYCPATKADLNHKTKPNGGAAKRRGRKRKVPDELLTFQSKRRKCVSNKCKDGKGRAKAEPQESRDQKPGAVKKYRSIMPKPVLVLPALAPLASPAATLQPPAPGSREHAAFNHSLAAPKHLGCRQDDGPSPKPGSAFRNGVSGLKKPSHGCHVCEHAFQPKQHLRERANTHSDSRPYSCRLCRKAYVRPGSLSAHVRLHHGDSRPRRLVCCEFCAKVFGHVRVYFGHLKEVHGVAVSTEPSPCEPQPQPGDLLRTREQTARGMEGPVDRETKSSLEEDLLLNQADEVKFQIRCGRCQITAQSFAEIKFHLLYVHGEEIQGQLQEELSPSPGSRGAQGELVQQAAPFWKHPERRKQLKHRPLDGELCAVPRLKKQLYLRHQNEVEILAKREGAQPGPSEPGGHPQGPEGPGPDAALSPPRPGFRCVLCAQMLGRKEELLLHWEERHKCEDPLKLWTVLSTLSSQGVIEPSSETGK; the protein is encoded by the exons GTGAATCAAACAGCCCTCCTGGAACGATTCAGGGTGGGAAGGGTCTGCAGGGTAAGAGTCAGTTTAGAACCATCGCTCCAAAACTTGCGCCCCGAGTCCTGGCGCCCTCCCTCTCTGACCACGCGCATCCAGGCCCCTCCCTCGGCTCGAAGGCCCTGGGGATGCCCCCCCAGAATTACGCGCTGATGCAGGTGGCCGGCCAGGAAGGGACCTTCTCTCTCGTCGCTCTGCCACACGTCGCCTCGGCTCAGCCACTCCAGAAACCCAGACTGCCTCTGCCCAAGAACCTGAAGCTGCCCATCCCCCGGTACCAACGCCCAGGACATAGCAAAGGAGCCAGAAAGAAACCGGGGTGCAGCTCCTCCGACAGGGGCTGTAGCCAAGCTCCCGCCCAAACCCAAGCGGCCCCTCCCCTGCCTGAGCACCCCGAGGCCCCGCACAAGCCCAGCCCACCCAAGCCGGCGCTGGCACCCGGCCAGGCCCCGGCCTCGCTGACCAGTGGGGGTGGCCGTGGAGACCCTGGGCCCCCAGGGACCAGCGACCACGGAGGTCGGGACCCTCCCGCCGCCCCAGCGCTGTCCACACCGGAGGAGCCCTCTGCCGAGCGGGGCCTCCCGAAGAGTTCAGGGAGAGCAGGCGTTGCAGGCAAGaagccctccaggaagcctgctgtcGCCAGGGGAGAACTTAGAGAACAGGTCGACCCTGGCAGGGCCGCGACCCATTTGTCGCCAGGCGTTACTGGAAACGCGGTTCAGGTGGTCCCTTCCATCCCCAGAGGTAAACTGCCCATCCCGCCCTACTCAAGAGCGAGGGCGTCGCAAGTTTACGAAGGCGGAGCAGCTGTGAACGCTGCGCATGCTTCTCTCCCTGGGCTCAGGGCAGCCGGTGATAAGAGCTCGTCCATCCCGGAGGGCTTCTGTTCGGCCCCCCAGGTGGCCGACAGGGCACCTGCCCCACAGGCGTCGTGGCAGAGCCCCTGCGACAGGGCCTACTGTCCGGCCACCAAAGCCGACCtcaaccacaaaacaaaaccgaACGGCGGGGCAgccaagagaagaggaagaaaacggAAGGTCCCGGATGAACTTCTGACATTTCAGAGTAAAAGGAGGAAATGTGTCAGTAATAAGTGTAAAGATGGCAAAGGAAGAGCCAAAGCCGAGCCCCAGGAATCCAGGGACCAAAAACCTGGGGCTGTGAAAAAATACCGCAGCATCATGCCCAAGCCCGTCCTGGTCCTGCCGGCCCTGGCTCCCCTGGCCTCGCCCGCGGCCACGCTACAGCCCCCGGCGCCCGGCAGCCGGGAGCACGCGGCGTTCAATCACTCCCTCGCCGCCCCCAAGCATCTGGGCTGCAGGCAGGACGACGGCCCCTCCCCGAAGCCCGGCTCGGCCTTTAGAAATGGGGTCTCCGGCCTCAAGAAGCCTTCGCACGGATGCCACGTGTGCGAGCACGCCTTCCAGCCCAAGCAGCACCTCCGCGAGCGCGCCAACACGCACAGCGACAGCCGGCCCTACAGCTGCCGGCTCTGCCGCAAAGCCTACGTGCGGCCGGGCAGCCTGAGCGCACACGTGCGGCTGCATCACGGCGACTCCCGGCCCAGGAGGCTCGTGTGCTGCGAATTCTGCGCCAAGGTGTTCGGCCACGTCAGAGTCTACTTCGGCCACCTGAAAGAGGTGCACGGGGTGGCCGTCAGCACCGAGCCCTCCCCCTGCGAGCCGCAGCCGCAGCCGGGGGACTTGCTGAGGACCAGGGAGCAGACTGCCCGAGGGATGGAGGGACCGGTGGACAG GGAGACCAAGTCCAGCCTGGAAGAAGACCTCCTTCTAAACCAGGCTGATGAGGTCAAATTCCAGATCAGATGTGGCCGCTGTCAGATCACTGCCCAGTCTTTTGCTGAAATCAAGTTCCACCTGCTTTACGTTCATGGAGAGGAAATCCAGGGCCAGTTGCAAGAGGAGCTCTCACCCTCCCCAGGAAGCAGGGGAGCTCAGGGAGAACTGGTTCAACAGGCTGCTCCTTTCTGGAAACATCCTGAGAGAAGAAAGCAGCTTAAGCACCGTCCCTTGGACGGGGAGCTCTGTGCAGTCCCCAGACTGAAAAAGCAGCTCTACCTCCGTCATCAGAATGAGGTGGAGATACTTGCGAAACGTGAAGGAGCCCAGCCAGGACCCAGTGAGCCCGGAGGACACCCCCAGGGCCCCGAGGGTCCCGGCCCCGACGCTGCCCTCTCCCCGCCCCGGCCTGGCTTTCGCTGCGTCCTTTGTGCACAGatgctgggaaggaaggaagagctgCTCCTGCATTGGGAAGAGCGCCACAAGTGCGAGGACCCTCTGAAACTCTGGACGGTTCTCAGCACGCTCTCCAGCCAGGGAGTCATCGAACCTTCCAGCGAGACCGGAAAATGA
- the ZNF438 gene encoding zinc finger protein 438 isoform X3: MQSASSVPPKDQGGVSLLTSPVEKQLTQKKSASPGKTARTGESNSPPGTIQGGKGLQGKSQFRTIAPKLAPRVLAPSLSDHAHPGPSLGSKALGMPPQNYALMQVAGQEGTFSLVALPHVASAQPLQKPRLPLPKNLKLPIPRYQRPGHSKGARKKPGCSSSDRGCSQAPAQTQAAPPLPEHPEAPHKPSPPKPALAPGQAPASLTSGGGRGDPGPPGTSDHGGRDPPAAPALSTPEEPSAERGLPKSSGRAGVAGKKPSRKPAVARGELREQVDPGRAATHLSPGVTGNAVQVVPSIPRGKLPIPPYSRARASQVYEGGAAVNAAHASLPGLRAAGDKSSSIPEGFCSAPQVADRAPAPQASWQSPCDRAYCPATKADLNHKTKPNGGAAKRRGRKRKVPDELLTFQSKRRKCVSNKCKDGKGRAKAEPQESRDQKPGAVKKYRSIMPKPVLVLPALAPLASPAATLQPPAPGSREHAAFNHSLAAPKHLGCRQDDGPSPKPGSAFRNGVSGLKKPSHGCHVCEHAFQPKQHLRERANTHSDSRPYSCRLCRKAYVRPGSLSAHVRLHHGDSRPRRLVCCEFCAKVFGHVRVYFGHLKEVHGVAVSTEPSPCEPQPQPGDLLRTREQTARGMEGPVDRETKSSLEEDLLLNQADEVKFQIRCGRCQITAQSFAEIKFHLLYVHGEEIQGQLQEELSPSPGSRGAQGELVQQAAPFWKHPERRKQLKHRPLDGELCAVPRLKKQLYLRHQNEVEILAKREGAQPGPSEPGGHPQGPEGPGPDAALSPPRPGFRCVLCAQMLGRKEELLLHWEERHKCEDPLKLWTVLSTLSSQGVIEPSSETGK, encoded by the exons GTGAATCAAACAGCCCTCCTGGAACGATTCAGGGTGGGAAGGGTCTGCAGGGTAAGAGTCAGTTTAGAACCATCGCTCCAAAACTTGCGCCCCGAGTCCTGGCGCCCTCCCTCTCTGACCACGCGCATCCAGGCCCCTCCCTCGGCTCGAAGGCCCTGGGGATGCCCCCCCAGAATTACGCGCTGATGCAGGTGGCCGGCCAGGAAGGGACCTTCTCTCTCGTCGCTCTGCCACACGTCGCCTCGGCTCAGCCACTCCAGAAACCCAGACTGCCTCTGCCCAAGAACCTGAAGCTGCCCATCCCCCGGTACCAACGCCCAGGACATAGCAAAGGAGCCAGAAAGAAACCGGGGTGCAGCTCCTCCGACAGGGGCTGTAGCCAAGCTCCCGCCCAAACCCAAGCGGCCCCTCCCCTGCCTGAGCACCCCGAGGCCCCGCACAAGCCCAGCCCACCCAAGCCGGCGCTGGCACCCGGCCAGGCCCCGGCCTCGCTGACCAGTGGGGGTGGCCGTGGAGACCCTGGGCCCCCAGGGACCAGCGACCACGGAGGTCGGGACCCTCCCGCCGCCCCAGCGCTGTCCACACCGGAGGAGCCCTCTGCCGAGCGGGGCCTCCCGAAGAGTTCAGGGAGAGCAGGCGTTGCAGGCAAGaagccctccaggaagcctgctgtcGCCAGGGGAGAACTTAGAGAACAGGTCGACCCTGGCAGGGCCGCGACCCATTTGTCGCCAGGCGTTACTGGAAACGCGGTTCAGGTGGTCCCTTCCATCCCCAGAGGTAAACTGCCCATCCCGCCCTACTCAAGAGCGAGGGCGTCGCAAGTTTACGAAGGCGGAGCAGCTGTGAACGCTGCGCATGCTTCTCTCCCTGGGCTCAGGGCAGCCGGTGATAAGAGCTCGTCCATCCCGGAGGGCTTCTGTTCGGCCCCCCAGGTGGCCGACAGGGCACCTGCCCCACAGGCGTCGTGGCAGAGCCCCTGCGACAGGGCCTACTGTCCGGCCACCAAAGCCGACCtcaaccacaaaacaaaaccgaACGGCGGGGCAgccaagagaagaggaagaaaacggAAGGTCCCGGATGAACTTCTGACATTTCAGAGTAAAAGGAGGAAATGTGTCAGTAATAAGTGTAAAGATGGCAAAGGAAGAGCCAAAGCCGAGCCCCAGGAATCCAGGGACCAAAAACCTGGGGCTGTGAAAAAATACCGCAGCATCATGCCCAAGCCCGTCCTGGTCCTGCCGGCCCTGGCTCCCCTGGCCTCGCCCGCGGCCACGCTACAGCCCCCGGCGCCCGGCAGCCGGGAGCACGCGGCGTTCAATCACTCCCTCGCCGCCCCCAAGCATCTGGGCTGCAGGCAGGACGACGGCCCCTCCCCGAAGCCCGGCTCGGCCTTTAGAAATGGGGTCTCCGGCCTCAAGAAGCCTTCGCACGGATGCCACGTGTGCGAGCACGCCTTCCAGCCCAAGCAGCACCTCCGCGAGCGCGCCAACACGCACAGCGACAGCCGGCCCTACAGCTGCCGGCTCTGCCGCAAAGCCTACGTGCGGCCGGGCAGCCTGAGCGCACACGTGCGGCTGCATCACGGCGACTCCCGGCCCAGGAGGCTCGTGTGCTGCGAATTCTGCGCCAAGGTGTTCGGCCACGTCAGAGTCTACTTCGGCCACCTGAAAGAGGTGCACGGGGTGGCCGTCAGCACCGAGCCCTCCCCCTGCGAGCCGCAGCCGCAGCCGGGGGACTTGCTGAGGACCAGGGAGCAGACTGCCCGAGGGATGGAGGGACCGGTGGACAG GGAGACCAAGTCCAGCCTGGAAGAAGACCTCCTTCTAAACCAGGCTGATGAGGTCAAATTCCAGATCAGATGTGGCCGCTGTCAGATCACTGCCCAGTCTTTTGCTGAAATCAAGTTCCACCTGCTTTACGTTCATGGAGAGGAAATCCAGGGCCAGTTGCAAGAGGAGCTCTCACCCTCCCCAGGAAGCAGGGGAGCTCAGGGAGAACTGGTTCAACAGGCTGCTCCTTTCTGGAAACATCCTGAGAGAAGAAAGCAGCTTAAGCACCGTCCCTTGGACGGGGAGCTCTGTGCAGTCCCCAGACTGAAAAAGCAGCTCTACCTCCGTCATCAGAATGAGGTGGAGATACTTGCGAAACGTGAAGGAGCCCAGCCAGGACCCAGTGAGCCCGGAGGACACCCCCAGGGCCCCGAGGGTCCCGGCCCCGACGCTGCCCTCTCCCCGCCCCGGCCTGGCTTTCGCTGCGTCCTTTGTGCACAGatgctgggaaggaaggaagagctgCTCCTGCATTGGGAAGAGCGCCACAAGTGCGAGGACCCTCTGAAACTCTGGACGGTTCTCAGCACGCTCTCCAGCCAGGGAGTCATCGAACCTTCCAGCGAGACCGGAAAATGA
- the ZNF438 gene encoding zinc finger protein 438 isoform X4, whose amino-acid sequence MESYKFWQIVVQVKDIIMQSASSVPPKDQGESNSPPGTIQGGKGLQGKSQFRTIAPKLAPRVLAPSLSDHAHPGPSLGSKALGMPPQNYALMQVAGQEGTFSLVALPHVASAQPLQKPRLPLPKNLKLPIPRYQRPGHSKGARKKPGCSSSDRGCSQAPAQTQAAPPLPEHPEAPHKPSPPKPALAPGQAPASLTSGGGRGDPGPPGTSDHGGRDPPAAPALSTPEEPSAERGLPKSSGRAGVAGKKPSRKPAVARGELREQVDPGRAATHLSPGVTGNAVQVVPSIPRGKLPIPPYSRARASQVYEGGAAVNAAHASLPGLRAAGDKSSSIPEGFCSAPQVADRAPAPQASWQSPCDRAYCPATKADLNHKTKPNGGAAKRRGRKRKVPDELLTFQSKRRKCVSNKCKDGKGRAKAEPQESRDQKPGAVKKYRSIMPKPVLVLPALAPLASPAATLQPPAPGSREHAAFNHSLAAPKHLGCRQDDGPSPKPGSAFRNGVSGLKKPSHGCHVCEHAFQPKQHLRERANTHSDSRPYSCRLCRKAYVRPGSLSAHVRLHHGDSRPRRLVCCEFCAKVFGHVRVYFGHLKEVHGVAVSTEPSPCEPQPQPGDLLRTREQTARGMEGPVDRETKSSLEEDLLLNQADEVKFQIRCGRCQITAQSFAEIKFHLLYVHGEEIQGQLQEELSPSPGSRGAQGELVQQAAPFWKHPERRKQLKHRPLDGELCAVPRLKKQLYLRHQNEVEILAKREGAQPGPSEPGGHPQGPEGPGPDAALSPPRPGFRCVLCAQMLGRKEELLLHWEERHKCEDPLKLWTVLSTLSSQGVIEPSSETGK is encoded by the exons GTGAATCAAACAGCCCTCCTGGAACGATTCAGGGTGGGAAGGGTCTGCAGGGTAAGAGTCAGTTTAGAACCATCGCTCCAAAACTTGCGCCCCGAGTCCTGGCGCCCTCCCTCTCTGACCACGCGCATCCAGGCCCCTCCCTCGGCTCGAAGGCCCTGGGGATGCCCCCCCAGAATTACGCGCTGATGCAGGTGGCCGGCCAGGAAGGGACCTTCTCTCTCGTCGCTCTGCCACACGTCGCCTCGGCTCAGCCACTCCAGAAACCCAGACTGCCTCTGCCCAAGAACCTGAAGCTGCCCATCCCCCGGTACCAACGCCCAGGACATAGCAAAGGAGCCAGAAAGAAACCGGGGTGCAGCTCCTCCGACAGGGGCTGTAGCCAAGCTCCCGCCCAAACCCAAGCGGCCCCTCCCCTGCCTGAGCACCCCGAGGCCCCGCACAAGCCCAGCCCACCCAAGCCGGCGCTGGCACCCGGCCAGGCCCCGGCCTCGCTGACCAGTGGGGGTGGCCGTGGAGACCCTGGGCCCCCAGGGACCAGCGACCACGGAGGTCGGGACCCTCCCGCCGCCCCAGCGCTGTCCACACCGGAGGAGCCCTCTGCCGAGCGGGGCCTCCCGAAGAGTTCAGGGAGAGCAGGCGTTGCAGGCAAGaagccctccaggaagcctgctgtcGCCAGGGGAGAACTTAGAGAACAGGTCGACCCTGGCAGGGCCGCGACCCATTTGTCGCCAGGCGTTACTGGAAACGCGGTTCAGGTGGTCCCTTCCATCCCCAGAGGTAAACTGCCCATCCCGCCCTACTCAAGAGCGAGGGCGTCGCAAGTTTACGAAGGCGGAGCAGCTGTGAACGCTGCGCATGCTTCTCTCCCTGGGCTCAGGGCAGCCGGTGATAAGAGCTCGTCCATCCCGGAGGGCTTCTGTTCGGCCCCCCAGGTGGCCGACAGGGCACCTGCCCCACAGGCGTCGTGGCAGAGCCCCTGCGACAGGGCCTACTGTCCGGCCACCAAAGCCGACCtcaaccacaaaacaaaaccgaACGGCGGGGCAgccaagagaagaggaagaaaacggAAGGTCCCGGATGAACTTCTGACATTTCAGAGTAAAAGGAGGAAATGTGTCAGTAATAAGTGTAAAGATGGCAAAGGAAGAGCCAAAGCCGAGCCCCAGGAATCCAGGGACCAAAAACCTGGGGCTGTGAAAAAATACCGCAGCATCATGCCCAAGCCCGTCCTGGTCCTGCCGGCCCTGGCTCCCCTGGCCTCGCCCGCGGCCACGCTACAGCCCCCGGCGCCCGGCAGCCGGGAGCACGCGGCGTTCAATCACTCCCTCGCCGCCCCCAAGCATCTGGGCTGCAGGCAGGACGACGGCCCCTCCCCGAAGCCCGGCTCGGCCTTTAGAAATGGGGTCTCCGGCCTCAAGAAGCCTTCGCACGGATGCCACGTGTGCGAGCACGCCTTCCAGCCCAAGCAGCACCTCCGCGAGCGCGCCAACACGCACAGCGACAGCCGGCCCTACAGCTGCCGGCTCTGCCGCAAAGCCTACGTGCGGCCGGGCAGCCTGAGCGCACACGTGCGGCTGCATCACGGCGACTCCCGGCCCAGGAGGCTCGTGTGCTGCGAATTCTGCGCCAAGGTGTTCGGCCACGTCAGAGTCTACTTCGGCCACCTGAAAGAGGTGCACGGGGTGGCCGTCAGCACCGAGCCCTCCCCCTGCGAGCCGCAGCCGCAGCCGGGGGACTTGCTGAGGACCAGGGAGCAGACTGCCCGAGGGATGGAGGGACCGGTGGACAG GGAGACCAAGTCCAGCCTGGAAGAAGACCTCCTTCTAAACCAGGCTGATGAGGTCAAATTCCAGATCAGATGTGGCCGCTGTCAGATCACTGCCCAGTCTTTTGCTGAAATCAAGTTCCACCTGCTTTACGTTCATGGAGAGGAAATCCAGGGCCAGTTGCAAGAGGAGCTCTCACCCTCCCCAGGAAGCAGGGGAGCTCAGGGAGAACTGGTTCAACAGGCTGCTCCTTTCTGGAAACATCCTGAGAGAAGAAAGCAGCTTAAGCACCGTCCCTTGGACGGGGAGCTCTGTGCAGTCCCCAGACTGAAAAAGCAGCTCTACCTCCGTCATCAGAATGAGGTGGAGATACTTGCGAAACGTGAAGGAGCCCAGCCAGGACCCAGTGAGCCCGGAGGACACCCCCAGGGCCCCGAGGGTCCCGGCCCCGACGCTGCCCTCTCCCCGCCCCGGCCTGGCTTTCGCTGCGTCCTTTGTGCACAGatgctgggaaggaaggaagagctgCTCCTGCATTGGGAAGAGCGCCACAAGTGCGAGGACCCTCTGAAACTCTGGACGGTTCTCAGCACGCTCTCCAGCCAGGGAGTCATCGAACCTTCCAGCGAGACCGGAAAATGA
- the ZNF438 gene encoding zinc finger protein 438 isoform X2, whose translation MQIVVQVKDIIMQSASSVPPKDQGGVSLLTSPVEKQLTQKKSASPGKTARTGESNSPPGTIQGGKGLQGKSQFRTIAPKLAPRVLAPSLSDHAHPGPSLGSKALGMPPQNYALMQVAGQEGTFSLVALPHVASAQPLQKPRLPLPKNLKLPIPRYQRPGHSKGARKKPGCSSSDRGCSQAPAQTQAAPPLPEHPEAPHKPSPPKPALAPGQAPASLTSGGGRGDPGPPGTSDHGGRDPPAAPALSTPEEPSAERGLPKSSGRAGVAGKKPSRKPAVARGELREQVDPGRAATHLSPGVTGNAVQVVPSIPRGKLPIPPYSRARASQVYEGGAAVNAAHASLPGLRAAGDKSSSIPEGFCSAPQVADRAPAPQASWQSPCDRAYCPATKADLNHKTKPNGGAAKRRGRKRKVPDELLTFQSKRRKCVSNKCKDGKGRAKAEPQESRDQKPGAVKKYRSIMPKPVLVLPALAPLASPAATLQPPAPGSREHAAFNHSLAAPKHLGCRQDDGPSPKPGSAFRNGVSGLKKPSHGCHVCEHAFQPKQHLRERANTHSDSRPYSCRLCRKAYVRPGSLSAHVRLHHGDSRPRRLVCCEFCAKVFGHVRVYFGHLKEVHGVAVSTEPSPCEPQPQPGDLLRTREQTARGMEGPVDRETKSSLEEDLLLNQADEVKFQIRCGRCQITAQSFAEIKFHLLYVHGEEIQGQLQEELSPSPGSRGAQGELVQQAAPFWKHPERRKQLKHRPLDGELCAVPRLKKQLYLRHQNEVEILAKREGAQPGPSEPGGHPQGPEGPGPDAALSPPRPGFRCVLCAQMLGRKEELLLHWEERHKCEDPLKLWTVLSTLSSQGVIEPSSETGK comes from the exons GTGAATCAAACAGCCCTCCTGGAACGATTCAGGGTGGGAAGGGTCTGCAGGGTAAGAGTCAGTTTAGAACCATCGCTCCAAAACTTGCGCCCCGAGTCCTGGCGCCCTCCCTCTCTGACCACGCGCATCCAGGCCCCTCCCTCGGCTCGAAGGCCCTGGGGATGCCCCCCCAGAATTACGCGCTGATGCAGGTGGCCGGCCAGGAAGGGACCTTCTCTCTCGTCGCTCTGCCACACGTCGCCTCGGCTCAGCCACTCCAGAAACCCAGACTGCCTCTGCCCAAGAACCTGAAGCTGCCCATCCCCCGGTACCAACGCCCAGGACATAGCAAAGGAGCCAGAAAGAAACCGGGGTGCAGCTCCTCCGACAGGGGCTGTAGCCAAGCTCCCGCCCAAACCCAAGCGGCCCCTCCCCTGCCTGAGCACCCCGAGGCCCCGCACAAGCCCAGCCCACCCAAGCCGGCGCTGGCACCCGGCCAGGCCCCGGCCTCGCTGACCAGTGGGGGTGGCCGTGGAGACCCTGGGCCCCCAGGGACCAGCGACCACGGAGGTCGGGACCCTCCCGCCGCCCCAGCGCTGTCCACACCGGAGGAGCCCTCTGCCGAGCGGGGCCTCCCGAAGAGTTCAGGGAGAGCAGGCGTTGCAGGCAAGaagccctccaggaagcctgctgtcGCCAGGGGAGAACTTAGAGAACAGGTCGACCCTGGCAGGGCCGCGACCCATTTGTCGCCAGGCGTTACTGGAAACGCGGTTCAGGTGGTCCCTTCCATCCCCAGAGGTAAACTGCCCATCCCGCCCTACTCAAGAGCGAGGGCGTCGCAAGTTTACGAAGGCGGAGCAGCTGTGAACGCTGCGCATGCTTCTCTCCCTGGGCTCAGGGCAGCCGGTGATAAGAGCTCGTCCATCCCGGAGGGCTTCTGTTCGGCCCCCCAGGTGGCCGACAGGGCACCTGCCCCACAGGCGTCGTGGCAGAGCCCCTGCGACAGGGCCTACTGTCCGGCCACCAAAGCCGACCtcaaccacaaaacaaaaccgaACGGCGGGGCAgccaagagaagaggaagaaaacggAAGGTCCCGGATGAACTTCTGACATTTCAGAGTAAAAGGAGGAAATGTGTCAGTAATAAGTGTAAAGATGGCAAAGGAAGAGCCAAAGCCGAGCCCCAGGAATCCAGGGACCAAAAACCTGGGGCTGTGAAAAAATACCGCAGCATCATGCCCAAGCCCGTCCTGGTCCTGCCGGCCCTGGCTCCCCTGGCCTCGCCCGCGGCCACGCTACAGCCCCCGGCGCCCGGCAGCCGGGAGCACGCGGCGTTCAATCACTCCCTCGCCGCCCCCAAGCATCTGGGCTGCAGGCAGGACGACGGCCCCTCCCCGAAGCCCGGCTCGGCCTTTAGAAATGGGGTCTCCGGCCTCAAGAAGCCTTCGCACGGATGCCACGTGTGCGAGCACGCCTTCCAGCCCAAGCAGCACCTCCGCGAGCGCGCCAACACGCACAGCGACAGCCGGCCCTACAGCTGCCGGCTCTGCCGCAAAGCCTACGTGCGGCCGGGCAGCCTGAGCGCACACGTGCGGCTGCATCACGGCGACTCCCGGCCCAGGAGGCTCGTGTGCTGCGAATTCTGCGCCAAGGTGTTCGGCCACGTCAGAGTCTACTTCGGCCACCTGAAAGAGGTGCACGGGGTGGCCGTCAGCACCGAGCCCTCCCCCTGCGAGCCGCAGCCGCAGCCGGGGGACTTGCTGAGGACCAGGGAGCAGACTGCCCGAGGGATGGAGGGACCGGTGGACAG GGAGACCAAGTCCAGCCTGGAAGAAGACCTCCTTCTAAACCAGGCTGATGAGGTCAAATTCCAGATCAGATGTGGCCGCTGTCAGATCACTGCCCAGTCTTTTGCTGAAATCAAGTTCCACCTGCTTTACGTTCATGGAGAGGAAATCCAGGGCCAGTTGCAAGAGGAGCTCTCACCCTCCCCAGGAAGCAGGGGAGCTCAGGGAGAACTGGTTCAACAGGCTGCTCCTTTCTGGAAACATCCTGAGAGAAGAAAGCAGCTTAAGCACCGTCCCTTGGACGGGGAGCTCTGTGCAGTCCCCAGACTGAAAAAGCAGCTCTACCTCCGTCATCAGAATGAGGTGGAGATACTTGCGAAACGTGAAGGAGCCCAGCCAGGACCCAGTGAGCCCGGAGGACACCCCCAGGGCCCCGAGGGTCCCGGCCCCGACGCTGCCCTCTCCCCGCCCCGGCCTGGCTTTCGCTGCGTCCTTTGTGCACAGatgctgggaaggaaggaagagctgCTCCTGCATTGGGAAGAGCGCCACAAGTGCGAGGACCCTCTGAAACTCTGGACGGTTCTCAGCACGCTCTCCAGCCAGGGAGTCATCGAACCTTCCAGCGAGACCGGAAAATGA